From a region of the Streptacidiphilus albus JL83 genome:
- a CDS encoding glycoside hydrolase family 18 protein: MRKTSVFFPAAAACLALGIGGVLLNAGSSRASTTTPGEFAANWYASAPYYDVQDPTPPDFTALLAATGEKVVDLASVQGIRKQHQCDPSWDGVHILQGPGSAPPPALGAALNQIAAAGGDLALSFGSTGDTSLGAECGTPAATAAADLDAIEYVHASAVDLDLSAAELKDPTAVANDIDAAGILQREYPDLFFTVTLPGGPTGLSSDGTAALADIPQGGLVPGNVSIRTGGAGFTGPAAQITALQDLNTQLEADFPWDRAVTYAHEGLVATAGREDGGSLTPAGFATVEAFAKAQGMNRLTLWSVDRDRPCTAADPGHGRAGDCSGVPQTAYGFTQVAADFAATTPPVPMPTSNVSATPHPTQCETPHPPPGSGSGSPTPGAEG, from the coding sequence ATGCGCAAGACTTCGGTGTTCTTCCCGGCCGCGGCGGCCTGCCTGGCCCTCGGGATCGGGGGCGTGCTGCTCAACGCCGGCAGCAGCCGGGCGAGCACCACCACGCCGGGCGAGTTCGCTGCCAACTGGTACGCCTCCGCCCCCTACTACGACGTACAGGACCCCACTCCCCCGGACTTCACCGCGCTGCTGGCCGCCACCGGCGAGAAGGTGGTGGACCTGGCCTCCGTCCAGGGGATCAGGAAGCAGCACCAGTGCGACCCGAGCTGGGACGGCGTCCACATCCTCCAGGGCCCGGGTTCGGCCCCGCCGCCCGCACTGGGCGCCGCGCTGAACCAGATCGCCGCGGCCGGCGGCGATCTCGCGCTCAGCTTCGGCAGCACCGGCGACACCAGCCTGGGGGCGGAGTGCGGCACCCCCGCCGCGACCGCCGCAGCCGACCTCGACGCCATCGAGTACGTCCACGCCTCGGCGGTCGACCTCGACCTGAGCGCGGCCGAACTGAAGGACCCGACCGCGGTGGCGAACGACATCGACGCCGCCGGGATCCTCCAGCGGGAGTACCCGGACCTCTTCTTCACCGTGACCCTGCCGGGCGGCCCGACCGGGCTCTCCAGCGACGGGACGGCCGCGCTGGCCGACATCCCGCAGGGCGGCCTGGTCCCCGGCAATGTCTCGATCCGGACCGGCGGTGCGGGCTTCACCGGCCCCGCCGCCCAGATCACCGCCCTGCAGGACCTCAACACCCAGTTGGAGGCCGACTTCCCCTGGGACCGCGCCGTCACCTACGCCCACGAGGGACTGGTCGCCACGGCCGGCCGGGAGGACGGGGGCTCACTGACCCCCGCCGGCTTCGCGACCGTGGAGGCCTTCGCCAAGGCCCAGGGGATGAACCGGCTCACCCTCTGGTCGGTCGACCGGGACCGGCCGTGCACCGCCGCCGACCCCGGCCACGGGAGGGCCGGGGACTGCAGCGGCGTCCCGCAGACCGCCTACGGCTTCACCCAGGTGGCGGCCGACTTCGCGGCGACCACACCCCCGGTCCCGATGCCGACCTCCAATGTCAGCGCCACCCCGCACCCGACCCAGTGCGAGACGCCGCACCCGCCGCCCGGCAGCGGCTCCGGCAGTCCCACCCCCGGAGCCGAAGGCTGA